The proteins below come from a single Podarcis muralis chromosome 8, rPodMur119.hap1.1, whole genome shotgun sequence genomic window:
- the KLF10 gene encoding Krueppel-like factor 10 isoform X1 translates to MLNFGVSPFQLAEGMEVITEKRHIRSDFEAVEALMSMSCSWKSDFKKYVELRPITPASDTSEEIEDNLLPATDFQISAFCLTPPYSPSDLEMAQAVHPIAPAPPTVKSKSLVDASEQGAPTAFKKTEKVSESRVLKAQATSVIRHTADAQLCSHRTCPARTDSILRCRDDYARQEGNAKAKQNPSCESVSLAAAVSEDKRPDVKEEKHSVLAVSPVPFMQTTLSSPLPVPGSVQRSSLVVPTSPVQAGGVPPVPLVCQMVPLPANNSVVTAVVPNTPCSQLSPNLCQPMVFMGAQVPKGAVMFVVPQTVVQNPKAPVISPNGTRLSPIAPAPGFAPAATKITPSIDSLRIRSHVCSYPGCGKTYFKSSHLKAHVRTHTGEKPFSCSWKGCDRRFARSDELSRHRRTHTGEKKFACPMCNRRFMRSDHLTKHARRHLSAKKLPNWQMEVSKLNDIIVPPASDLAQ, encoded by the exons GAAGGAATGGAGGTGATAACTGAAAAGCGGCACATTAGGAGTGATTTTGAAGCAGTAGAAGCTTTAATGTCCATGAGCTGCAGTTGGAAATCGGACTTCAAGAAGTACGTTGAACTGAGACCAATAACACCAGCATCAGATACATCTGAAGAAATTGAGGACAACCTGCTACCTGCTACCGACTTTCAAATATCAGCCTTT TGCTTGACTCCGCCCTACAGCCCTTCTGACCTTGAAATGGCTCAGGCAGTCCATCCCATTGCACCAGCGCCACCTACTGTAAAGAGCAAGTCACTTGTTGACGCTTCTGAGCAGGGCGCTCCAACAGCTTTTAAGAAGACTGAAAAAGTTTCAGAATCGAGAGTGCTGAAAGCACAGGCGACAAGTGTCATTCGCCATACAGCCGATGCTCAGCTTTGCAGTCACAGAACCTGTCCAGCAAGAACAGACAGCATTTTGAGGTGTCGGGATGATTACGCAAGGCAAGAAGGCAATGCAAAAGCGAAACAAAATCCATCTTGTGAAAGCGTGTCACTGGCTGCTGCAGTGTCTGAAGATAAGCGGCCTGAtgtgaaagaagaaaaacattcaGTGTTGGCAGTCAGTCCAGTGCCTTTCATGCAGACCACACTCAGTAGTCCTCTGCCTGTGCCTGGTTCAGTACAACGCTCTTCCCTGGTAGTTCCCACATCTCCTGTGCAAGCAGGGGGAGTCCCTCCTGTGCCATTGGTTTGCCAGATGGTTCCACTGCCTGCTAACAACTCTGTTGTGACAGCAGTAGTACCCAACACTCCCTGCAGTCAGTTGTCACCAAACCTTTGTCAGCCTATGGTGTTCATGGGAGCCCAAGTTCCCAAAGGAGCTGTTATGTTTGTTGTTCCACAGACTGTTGTTCAGAATCCAAAAGCACCTGTGATCAGTCCCAATGGCACCAGGCTCTCACCTATCGCTCCTGCTCCAGGTTTTGCTCCTGCTGCAACAAAGATCACTCCATCCATTGACTCTTTAAGAATAAGAAGCCATGTGTGCAGCTATCCAGGATGTGGAAAAACATATTTCAAGAGTTCCCATTTGAAAGCACATGTTAGAACACACACAG GAGAGAAGCCATTCAGCTGTAGTTGGAAGGGCTGTGATAGGAGATTTGCACGTTCTGATGAACTGTCTCGCCATCGCAGaacacacacaggagagaaaaaATTTGCCTGTCCAATGTGTAATCGCCGATTCATGAGGAGTGACCACTTAACAAAGCATGCACGTCGCCACTTGTCAGCCAAGAAGTTACCAAACTGGCAGATGGaagtgagcaaattaaatgatATTATTGTacctcctgcttctgatcttgcaCAGTGA
- the KLF10 gene encoding Krueppel-like factor 10 isoform X2 encodes MEVITEKRHIRSDFEAVEALMSMSCSWKSDFKKYVELRPITPASDTSEEIEDNLLPATDFQISAFCLTPPYSPSDLEMAQAVHPIAPAPPTVKSKSLVDASEQGAPTAFKKTEKVSESRVLKAQATSVIRHTADAQLCSHRTCPARTDSILRCRDDYARQEGNAKAKQNPSCESVSLAAAVSEDKRPDVKEEKHSVLAVSPVPFMQTTLSSPLPVPGSVQRSSLVVPTSPVQAGGVPPVPLVCQMVPLPANNSVVTAVVPNTPCSQLSPNLCQPMVFMGAQVPKGAVMFVVPQTVVQNPKAPVISPNGTRLSPIAPAPGFAPAATKITPSIDSLRIRSHVCSYPGCGKTYFKSSHLKAHVRTHTGEKPFSCSWKGCDRRFARSDELSRHRRTHTGEKKFACPMCNRRFMRSDHLTKHARRHLSAKKLPNWQMEVSKLNDIIVPPASDLAQ; translated from the exons ATGGAGGTGATAACTGAAAAGCGGCACATTAGGAGTGATTTTGAAGCAGTAGAAGCTTTAATGTCCATGAGCTGCAGTTGGAAATCGGACTTCAAGAAGTACGTTGAACTGAGACCAATAACACCAGCATCAGATACATCTGAAGAAATTGAGGACAACCTGCTACCTGCTACCGACTTTCAAATATCAGCCTTT TGCTTGACTCCGCCCTACAGCCCTTCTGACCTTGAAATGGCTCAGGCAGTCCATCCCATTGCACCAGCGCCACCTACTGTAAAGAGCAAGTCACTTGTTGACGCTTCTGAGCAGGGCGCTCCAACAGCTTTTAAGAAGACTGAAAAAGTTTCAGAATCGAGAGTGCTGAAAGCACAGGCGACAAGTGTCATTCGCCATACAGCCGATGCTCAGCTTTGCAGTCACAGAACCTGTCCAGCAAGAACAGACAGCATTTTGAGGTGTCGGGATGATTACGCAAGGCAAGAAGGCAATGCAAAAGCGAAACAAAATCCATCTTGTGAAAGCGTGTCACTGGCTGCTGCAGTGTCTGAAGATAAGCGGCCTGAtgtgaaagaagaaaaacattcaGTGTTGGCAGTCAGTCCAGTGCCTTTCATGCAGACCACACTCAGTAGTCCTCTGCCTGTGCCTGGTTCAGTACAACGCTCTTCCCTGGTAGTTCCCACATCTCCTGTGCAAGCAGGGGGAGTCCCTCCTGTGCCATTGGTTTGCCAGATGGTTCCACTGCCTGCTAACAACTCTGTTGTGACAGCAGTAGTACCCAACACTCCCTGCAGTCAGTTGTCACCAAACCTTTGTCAGCCTATGGTGTTCATGGGAGCCCAAGTTCCCAAAGGAGCTGTTATGTTTGTTGTTCCACAGACTGTTGTTCAGAATCCAAAAGCACCTGTGATCAGTCCCAATGGCACCAGGCTCTCACCTATCGCTCCTGCTCCAGGTTTTGCTCCTGCTGCAACAAAGATCACTCCATCCATTGACTCTTTAAGAATAAGAAGCCATGTGTGCAGCTATCCAGGATGTGGAAAAACATATTTCAAGAGTTCCCATTTGAAAGCACATGTTAGAACACACACAG GAGAGAAGCCATTCAGCTGTAGTTGGAAGGGCTGTGATAGGAGATTTGCACGTTCTGATGAACTGTCTCGCCATCGCAGaacacacacaggagagaaaaaATTTGCCTGTCCAATGTGTAATCGCCGATTCATGAGGAGTGACCACTTAACAAAGCATGCACGTCGCCACTTGTCAGCCAAGAAGTTACCAAACTGGCAGATGGaagtgagcaaattaaatgatATTATTGTacctcctgcttctgatcttgcaCAGTGA
- the KLF10 gene encoding Krueppel-like factor 10 isoform X3, with the protein MLNFGVSPFQLAQEGMEVITEKRHIRSDFEAVEALMSMSCSWKSDFKKYVELRPITPASDTSEEIEDNLLPATDFQISAFCLTPPYSPSDLEMAQAVHPIAPAPPTVKSKSLVDASEQGAPTAFKKTEKVSESRVLKAQATSVIRHTADAQLCSHRTCPARTDSILRCRDDYARQEGNAKAKQNPSCESVSLAAAVSEDKRPDVKEEKHSVLAVSPVPFMQTTLSSPLPVPGSVQRSSLVVPTSPVQAGGVPPVPLVCQMVPLPANNSVVTAVVPNTPCSQLSPNLCQPMVFMGAQVPKGAVMFVVPQTVVQNPKAPVISPNGTRLSPIAPAPGFAPAATKITPSIDSLRIRSHVCSYPGCGKTYFKSSHLKAHVRTHTGEKPFSCSWKGCDRRFARSDELSRHRRTHTGEKKFACPMCNRRFMRSDHLTKHARRHLSAKKLPNWQMEVSKLNDIIVPPASDLAQ; encoded by the exons CAGGAAGGAATGGAGGTGATAACTGAAAAGCGGCACATTAGGAGTGATTTTGAAGCAGTAGAAGCTTTAATGTCCATGAGCTGCAGTTGGAAATCGGACTTCAAGAAGTACGTTGAACTGAGACCAATAACACCAGCATCAGATACATCTGAAGAAATTGAGGACAACCTGCTACCTGCTACCGACTTTCAAATATCAGCCTTT TGCTTGACTCCGCCCTACAGCCCTTCTGACCTTGAAATGGCTCAGGCAGTCCATCCCATTGCACCAGCGCCACCTACTGTAAAGAGCAAGTCACTTGTTGACGCTTCTGAGCAGGGCGCTCCAACAGCTTTTAAGAAGACTGAAAAAGTTTCAGAATCGAGAGTGCTGAAAGCACAGGCGACAAGTGTCATTCGCCATACAGCCGATGCTCAGCTTTGCAGTCACAGAACCTGTCCAGCAAGAACAGACAGCATTTTGAGGTGTCGGGATGATTACGCAAGGCAAGAAGGCAATGCAAAAGCGAAACAAAATCCATCTTGTGAAAGCGTGTCACTGGCTGCTGCAGTGTCTGAAGATAAGCGGCCTGAtgtgaaagaagaaaaacattcaGTGTTGGCAGTCAGTCCAGTGCCTTTCATGCAGACCACACTCAGTAGTCCTCTGCCTGTGCCTGGTTCAGTACAACGCTCTTCCCTGGTAGTTCCCACATCTCCTGTGCAAGCAGGGGGAGTCCCTCCTGTGCCATTGGTTTGCCAGATGGTTCCACTGCCTGCTAACAACTCTGTTGTGACAGCAGTAGTACCCAACACTCCCTGCAGTCAGTTGTCACCAAACCTTTGTCAGCCTATGGTGTTCATGGGAGCCCAAGTTCCCAAAGGAGCTGTTATGTTTGTTGTTCCACAGACTGTTGTTCAGAATCCAAAAGCACCTGTGATCAGTCCCAATGGCACCAGGCTCTCACCTATCGCTCCTGCTCCAGGTTTTGCTCCTGCTGCAACAAAGATCACTCCATCCATTGACTCTTTAAGAATAAGAAGCCATGTGTGCAGCTATCCAGGATGTGGAAAAACATATTTCAAGAGTTCCCATTTGAAAGCACATGTTAGAACACACACAG GAGAGAAGCCATTCAGCTGTAGTTGGAAGGGCTGTGATAGGAGATTTGCACGTTCTGATGAACTGTCTCGCCATCGCAGaacacacacaggagagaaaaaATTTGCCTGTCCAATGTGTAATCGCCGATTCATGAGGAGTGACCACTTAACAAAGCATGCACGTCGCCACTTGTCAGCCAAGAAGTTACCAAACTGGCAGATGGaagtgagcaaattaaatgatATTATTGTacctcctgcttctgatcttgcaCAGTGA